One part of the Girardinichthys multiradiatus isolate DD_20200921_A chromosome 10, DD_fGirMul_XY1, whole genome shotgun sequence genome encodes these proteins:
- the drd6b gene encoding D(5)-like dopamine receptor: MESFFNESKISEHRGHLTQPQVEAAGEDRHGPNRDLSLRALTGCVLCVLIVSTLLGNTLVCAAVIKFRHLRSKVTNSFVVSLAVSDLFVAVLVMPWRAVSEVAGFWFFGHFCDTWVAFDIMCSTASILNLCIISMDRYWAISNPFRYERRMTRRFAFLMIGVAWTLSILISFIPVQLSWHRADNSTRTSPGDCNASLNRTYAISSSLISFYIPVVIMVGTYTRIFRIAQTQIRRISSLEKAPGPRAQRLSTLTHNESTLKTTFKRETKVLKTLSIIMGVFVFCWLPFFVLNCVVPFCNLDQPGAPPCVSDSTFSIFVWFGWANSSLNPVIYAFNADFRRAFSTILGCNRCCSTSAVETVNFSNELVSYHHDTTLQKELVAGPGAQRIIPAHTAEELEQNFDKLSEDPRNHRNLLLPAILQFECEQEISLDMMPFNSSEHIDCCGIPGQTQDL, translated from the coding sequence ATGGAGAGCTTTTTTAACGAGAGTAAAATCTCGGAACATCGAGGCCACCTGACCCAGCCGCAGGTGGAGGCTGCGGGAGAGGACAGACATGGACCGAACCGGGATCTCAGCCTCCGCGCACTGACCGGGTGTGTCCTGTGCGTCCTGATCGTCTCCACTCTGTTGGGCAACACGCTAGTCTGCGCCGCAGTCATTAAGTTCCGCCACCTGCGCTCCAAAGTAACCAACTCGTTCGTGGTGTCGCTGGCTGTGTCCGACCTGTTCGTGGCCGTGCTGGTGATGCCGTGGCGGGCGGTCTCCGAGGTGGCCGGGTTCTGGTTCTTCGGCCACTTTTGCGACACCTGGGTGGCTTTTGACATCATGTGCTCCACCGCATCCATCCTCAACCTGTGCATAATCAGCATGGACCGCTACTGGGCAATCTCCAACCCGTTCAGGTACGAGCGCAGGATGACGCGCAGGTTCGCCTTCCTGATGATTGGCGTCGCCTGGACGCTCTCCATCCTAATCTCCTTCATCCCTGTACAGCTCAGCTGGCACCGCGCGGATAATTCCACCCGGACCAGCCCAGGTGACTGCAACGCGAGCCTGAACCGGACCTATGCCATCTCCTCATCCCTCATCAGTTTCTACATCCCTGTGGTCATCATGGTGGGCACGTACACGCGCATTTTCCGCATCGCACAGACCCAGATAAGACGGATCTCTTCTTTGGAAAAGGCTCCAGGACCCCGTGCGCAGAGGCTTTCCACCTTGACGCACAACGAAAGCACACTGAAAACGACCTTTAAACGGGAAACTAAGGTTTTAAAGACACTGTCCATCATCATGGGGGTCTTTGTGTTTTGCTGGCTACCGTTCTTCGTCCTAAACTGCGTGGTGCCGTTCTGCAACCTGGACCAGCCTGGAGCTCCGCCGTGCGTCAGCGACAGCACTTTTAGCATCTTCGTATGGTTCGGCTGGGCCAACTCGTCCCTAAACCCGGTGATTTACGCCTTCAATGCGGACTTCAGAAGGGCCTTTTCCACCATCCTTGGCTGCAACAGATGCTGCTCCACATCTGCAGTGGAGACGGTGAACTTCAGCAACGAGCTGGTGTCCTATCACCACGACACCACGCTGCAGAAAGAACTGGTGGCTGGCCCCGGCGCACAGAGAATCATCCCGGCGCACACAGCGGAGGAGCTTGAGCAGAACTTTGACAAACTTTCCGAAGATCCCCGAAACCATCGGAATCTGCTGCTCCCTGCCATCCTGCAGTTTGAATGTGAGCAGGAGATCTCTTTAGACATGATGCCTTTTAATTCCTCCGAGCACATTGACTGCTGTGGTATCCCTGGTCAGACCCAGGACCTCTGA